From the genome of Leguminivora glycinivorella isolate SPB_JAAS2020 chromosome Z, LegGlyc_1.1, whole genome shotgun sequence, one region includes:
- the LOC125241972 gene encoding histone H1C-like isoform X2, translating to MVPPMTQSFFQGIGGKTIENFGGAIGNSIIAMLRSAINAIDAAAALKKKALEDALKAKQAKAAAEAKQAAEEKAKALAAAKEKQAAKAQATKAKPAEEKAKPKAAEPAKAAPKAAAKPEAKKPEAKKPEAKKPEAKKPEAKKPDPPKAKK from the coding sequence ATGGTGCCACCTATGACACAAAGTTTTTTTCAAGGAATTGGAGGAAAAACTATAGAAAATTTTGGAGGCGCTATCGGTAATAGTATAATTGCGATGCTGCGATCAGCAATAAATGCGATCGACGCAGCTGCCGCTCTGAAGAAAAAAGCTTTAGAAGATGCACTTAAGGCCAAGCAAGCAAAAGCTGCGGCCGAAGCTAAACAAGCAGCAGAGGAAAAAGCCAAGGCTTTAGCTGCGGCAAAAGAAAAACAAGCCGCAAAAGCTCAAGCGACAAAAGCAAAACCTGCAGAAGAAAAGGCAAAGCCTAAAGCCGCTGAGCCTGCAAAAGCTGCTCCTAAAGCAGCTGCTAAACCTGAGGCGAAAAAGCCTGAGGCCAAAAAGCCTGAAGCTAAAAAACCCGAAGCCAAAAAACCTGAGGCTAAGAAGCCGGATCCACCGAAGGCAAAGAAATAA
- the LOC125241972 gene encoding histone H1C-like isoform X1, producing MARSIRIALDLALNICEAAKPCVSQAWHYARVEMVPPMTQSFFQGIGGKTIENFGGAIGNSIIAMLRSAINAIDAAAALKKKALEDALKAKQAKAAAEAKQAAEEKAKALAAAKEKQAAKAQATKAKPAEEKAKPKAAEPAKAAPKAAAKPEAKKPEAKKPEAKKPEAKKPEAKKPDPPKAKK from the exons ATGGCCAGGTCAATCCGAATCGCACTGGACTTAGCTCTAA ATATATGCGAGGCCGCAAAACCATGTGTCTCACAAGCATGGCATTACGCCAGAGTAGAAATGGTGCCACCTATGACACAAAGTTTTTTTCAAGGAATTGGAGGAAAAACTATAGAAAATTTTGGAGGCGCTATCGGTAATAGTATAATTGCGATGCTGCGATCAGCAATAAATGCGATCGACGCAGCTGCCGCTCTGAAGAAAAAAGCTTTAGAAGATGCACTTAAGGCCAAGCAAGCAAAAGCTGCGGCCGAAGCTAAACAAGCAGCAGAGGAAAAAGCCAAGGCTTTAGCTGCGGCAAAAGAAAAACAAGCCGCAAAAGCTCAAGCGACAAAAGCAAAACCTGCAGAAGAAAAGGCAAAGCCTAAAGCCGCTGAGCCTGCAAAAGCTGCTCCTAAAGCAGCTGCTAAACCTGAGGCGAAAAAGCCTGAGGCCAAAAAGCCTGAAGCTAAAAAACCCGAAGCCAAAAAACCTGAGGCTAAGAAGCCGGATCCACCGAAGGCAAAGAAATAA